The genome window CAATTAATTACCAAATAAAATCAcatggaaaaataaattaatgacaAGAACCAGCAATTCCACATTTCTTTCTCTATTATCTAAATATACATAGacaacatttgtatttttttatatcacCTGTCGTGACAAATCCATGTATCCATATTCAAGTAGGACTCCTAGTATTGTCTGTTCAAAGcattctttttcttggaagttgTTGGCTCtacttctgtctcttcactgggcattttccccttcgcaaagaaactttccaaaaaCGTCTGTTTTTTACggagcttgtgggttaaatttgagcgcttGAGTGACCGAGagaatccggtcatttttcaaaataaaagatttttctaaataaaagatctttcagactcagataataactaaaacggaaataattaattatttcttgtgcagCCCGGCACCAATTGATCCAGGGACTGGTACCGGTCCGCGGCCCAggggttggggaccactggtgtagcacacatccagcagttgtAGAGCAACATCAAGAACTATTTTGCCAGGTAGGCCTGATATTTTTTTGGCCTTTGACTCCACAATACACCTCTGACCATCACACTGACTGCAATCAGTGTAGAACTGTGAAGTTGTCATGTGGTGGTTTCTGACTGTACCTAGAACAAGATCCAGATGTGTTTAGCACAGTTTGTTACCCAGTTCATGTGCTGTCTAACTGAtgaaattatttctttatttgtttgtgttttcttcactgGCAGTGGTTTGAACTCTTCTGGCCACCATACTCATCCTTTAACTCTCatggtccccaaccttttttCTCCGGACGGAAGGTGAGTCCCGACAACATGACTGTGTGACCAGATTTATGTCCCTACAACgtggacacatacacacacgtacagaaaATGCATCAGAGAATATTAAATTGGCGACAttattttgcacacattttatttatttgacaattATGTTGTCAATTGTTAAAATAATTAGAACATACAAGAGCACAACCACATTAACCTGACCCTGTTATGTGTGGAGAGAAACAATCACCAGTTCTGTTCCAgaattgttattttttgtctACACGGTGATGTTGTGGGTTTAAGATTGAGTTGGTGCCCACGTGCctgtcctttttttattttttcaaccAGATTTATGGAAGATATTGTTGATACTGGAGGTCCTGGCACTCCTGCCATGCTGTAATTGTTATAACAGGGATTTTACTCTATAAACAAAGCATTGCACAATGTTACTGCATCTCCACAGAGTGTAAGTTTGATCACTTTAAATAGTTGGGATTGTTGGTGGAGAAATAGCTTCCTGGATCATCAAGATACATTTTTAGTGTCAAACAGGATTAAGTTCATGTTTTCTTGATCACAAGCAGCTGTCCTTCATGATGCCGGGGGACTCCAGCGCGTTCTTTCTGCGAGCAACAGCTTCCAAGATCTTCTTCCTGGGTCCCAGTTGGACGCGAATGCCTTTCAGGTCTTCATCAGAGCAAAGCATTAGCACGTCCATgtccagctgctctctgctgaatGCAAGGGAAAGCTCTGGCAAGGAGATGGCAGACAAGAACACATCTAAAGGAGAGgtttcctcatcttcatcatcgtccAGGCCCAGATCTTCCTGGTCCCAGGGCAGATCAGCACTCCCCACGAAGCCAGAGGCATCCTCAAACTGCTCGTTCTGAACCGCGTAGCCGAGACTTTCGTTGTTCCCACTGGGGATGTCCTCTGACTCCAGTCCCATCTTCTTCATGAAAATAAGGCCTCCAAGGCCGGGCCGGTTGAAGATGGACTGTTTGACCTGACCTGGTTCTTCATCATCGTTATCGTGTTCGAAGCCTGCCATTCCTGCGCCATCTATCTCATCCTGCTCATTGAAGACATCCAGGAACTCTGGCTTCTCAGATGCTCCACTGTCCTGTTTGAGGAAAATAACATTCCCATCACTTCCCGATTTCTGCAGTGTACCTTTGTCTTTCCTCCCGAGCTTCTTCTGGAGTGAGCCTTTAAGCCTGGCCGTGAGCGAGCCAGATTTATCAGCAGCGATGAGCTTGGAGAACTGCTCATTGACGCTGGTCATGGTACCGCCATTTGAGAAAGCTGATGCTACGCTGGCTTCCGAAACAGACCCAGAAACGTTTGCTCTCTGCTGAATTTTATCCATCCTGCTCTGGTGTTTCTTCTTCACCTTTTCACAGAGTTTCACACgtttctctgcttctttgaCGGCCTCCCTCTTCAGGTTGGCCACCCTCCTGGAGTTTTGGTTGGTCTGCTGCGACGCTGCAGCATCGAGGAAGCGCACGCAGGCCATGTGGTCGCGAGAAGCAGCTACGTCCATGGCCGTGTGTAAGTCATTGTCCAGTGCAAAGATGTTGGCACCGAAGTTGACCAGAAAACTGATGATGTGCATGTGGCCGTTGGCTGCAGCATGATGCAACGGCGTGTTTCCCCAGATGTCGCTCCTGTTGGGGTCTCCTCTGCAGAACACAAAAGAAAGATTTGATTTAAAGTAACTCATGCCACTCTCTATCATGGATTGATaccatataataataattcctCTTCTATCCACTTCAAAAGGGTTTGTCCAATTCAAAGGACAACACGATAAAGTGGGAATATTTATTTCCAACGTGGTGCCACAatgttaaaatacacacattaaacaacagcaatcaatcaatcaacaacAATCTTAAACTCAGTGAGGTAAACTCTTAAATTACCTCAGTGCAAACgataaatatattaaatatattgtatttgcaAGTATgcaggattagcaaattatcacatgctattttaggttttacacagcgCCCCAGCTTTTTTGAatcagtgctgcagcttcacgCCTCAGACTGCAAGTTAAAGAAATAGTTCGACAAAatccatttttttaaaatgagagttagatgagaagattgataccactcccATGTACGGTAAATACGAGGccaaagccagcagctggttagttTATCTTGGCGCAAAGAGCAGACGCAGGGAGAgacagttagcctggctctgtccaaagataataCAATCCACCTGACAGCTAATCCACCTAAAACCCACCAATCAGCaggtttcttcctgtttgtttcatcaTCCAAAGACTGAGGTGGAAGAATAACCTTATAAATGTGCCTGTTACAGGGGgtcagactatttcttggcaggAAGTAGTGGCTTTTGTGGCAGCTGGCTGCCTGGCATCTGACCCCGGCCGAGAAATAGCTCCACACATGACCTCCGCAAAAACCGcaatgtgttgttttcacacttaATGTCCAGATTAagcaaacaaatatatatatatatataatgtgttCATTAGGGAGCTTTAGCAGTGCTGGTAGCCcttacctctggacagagccaggctgtttCCTCCGTTTCCATTcctcatgctaagctaagctaaccggctgctggctcctTCTACATGTTAACCTTACCAACATGATcggtcttctcatctaactcccagcaagagagcaaattaaatgcatttcccaaaatgtcagactttaaATGCATCTGAACATGAAGTCTCTCATGGAAAATGTGCTTCCTACATCACACCAAACAGGGCTGAAGATAATTGGTTAACTATTAAGATGTAAAGTCCTCCATTGCTGTGCCTCATTGTCAGAGCCATAAAAGTCTTGATTGCTGTATTCCTGCGACAGCTTGTCATGAATCCCAGCTCATGCTGGAAACAATAAAAGTGGAAATGCCTCGGTTAATAATGGCCACGTAGGTGAGACATGCGCTACGCCCCACTAAATATCTTCCTTCCAAACGCCTTTTCTGAAACTCACTTTTCAGTAAGAATGCTGTGCTagatttgtcttttgttgtgctGAATGcgagatggaggagggggaggtggggaCAGATAAAGGGCTCTATTGTTTTAAAGGATGGCTTTGGCTGATTAAGCACTTGGCTCAACTCATGGGAGAGAGCGGTCTAAAGAGTGGAATGAAGATTTAAACACCAACAGGTGCCTTCAAAACCCAGATGACTGTCTGAAAATGCCTAAAACATTCAACACTAAATGGTTCTAGTGGtgattttagtttaattttagAGCATTACACATCACATATAGTAGAATTTGGATTGAAATGTAGACCTGTATATTTCTGTAGTGTAACAATATAGGCAAACTGATCTGTCAAACATTCTCTGGGatatcaaaacatttcaataaactTCAGAGCACTAAAGTAATAATCACAGACTTAAAGTTCGCTGTGGCCACCGGTCATTTCAGTGTCTGTAGGCTACGTGTTATATGAAGCACAGGTCATACAGAGGAGTGTCATGTGCTTACTCTCTGCTGCATATGAGCTGAAGAGCATCAACATGTCCGTGGAAAGCAGCCAGTATGGTGGGAGTCATGCCATCCTCATCCGCCTTGTTCAGGTCGTTCTTCGTGGCCTCCTTCAAGAGGTCCAAGTATCCATCAATCGCTGCCTTGTGGTACCTCGACATGTctcagaagaaacagaaacGGTTTAAACAAATCTGTCACTTCCTCTTGCTGTTGCCCCCCTCCTCCAGTCGGATGAACGGACTGACGCGACTGCGGACCCGAGCAAACAAAGTGATCACTGGGCGTCAACatttcagcagctcagagccataaaacaaaagcaaagtccagttcactgctgtcagctgagAGTTTCCTCTAACACCATTCCTGCTTCATTAAGTGTGGTCACAGCAGCCTTACAAGTCCAATTTTTGggcattttcctttttttttatcattactCTAATACATTTCAGgtggaaatattgtactttttactccactttatttatttgacagcttaaGTTATCATTTACTTCCCAGATTAAGGCTTCACATACATTCACATTATAAGATAGGCAATGATCCCTTATAAAAGATTAACATAGCCTAGGATAAAAGTTAATAGACCACAACCTCGATGAGCTACACTATTATCCTTACATGGTGatacaacaataataatccACCTAATGAGAATTTAACACACTGCATAAGCgtacttttacatttaatacTTAAGGTATTCACTTTTGTTGATGCTAGTTCTGTACTTTCATTGAATGTTGAATGGGGACTTTTTTCCTTCTTATGGAGTTTTATAAGTAGTTTAAGatcttttactgcagtaaaagcacCGGTACCACATTGCAACAATATTTTTTCAGTGTAATAGTGATAGTACAGAGGTGTTATCCACAAAATATTCTTCACAAGAGTTAAAGTGGGCTACTCATTTTGCAAAATTACTATTTTTATTAAGTATTTCTTTCATCACTGGTGATTTCTAATATTAAATAGTTTGATGTAGCCtgtgtttaataataataaatttgaCATTACTTAAagataaaatatcaaatacCCAAAGTGGCATTTTTCTACAAACACATCATCCAGATTTTAGTGATGAAACTGAGAAACTTTattgagtctttctgaagtaaagatggggaggggttcaccactctgtgacagactgcgctgacaaatagtgcaacaatttaagaaaccAAACCTTTATGGTGAGTACAAGGTGCATGAAGCCCAATAATGGGAgttgaaacacacctggtggcATGGATTACAGACTAACTGACTggcagacctcagtatgtgaagctgggggactgcaggtccaacactgtggccagcagcacaggagcactgCAGGGAACTGTGCCCTCTCCGGTCCTGTTCACCCTGTACACGTCCGACTTTCAGTACAACTCGgagctctgtcatgtacagaagtttgcggacgacacagccatagtgggctgtatcaggagtggacaagaggatgagtacaggaaactgattcaggacttcatcacatggtgtgactccaaccacctgctcctcaacaccaccaagaccagggagatggtggTGGACTTTAGGAGACCCAGTCCGTGTCCAGAACCGGTCATCATCAAAGGGCACTGTgtggaggtggttcacacctacaaatacctgggagtgcagctggacgagaaactggattggactgccaacactgacgctctgtgcaggaaagcacagagccgcctgtacttcctcagaaggctggcgtcctttaacatctgcaaaaagctgctgcagattttctaccagtctgtggtagcgagtgccctcctgtacgcagtagtgtgctggggaAGCAACTTGAAGAAGAAGGACGCAGCACGCCTGGACAAActagtgaggaaggcaggctccgtCGTTGGCATAGAGCTGGACtgtctgacatctgtggcagagcgatggtcactgaacaagctcctgtccataacagacaatcctgatcacccactgcacagcaccatctccaggcagaggagcagcttcagtgacagactgctgtcattgtcctgctctgctgacagactgaaaagatcgttcctcccccacgctgtacggctcttcaacacctctcagggagggcgacaaaaacaataaccaacacaacCACTCCGAACTcactacacacctacaccacacatggacacacgcactttatctcacacacatccatatgcgGGACTCAAACCGCACACTGTtactttgcacaactgcactactgcgcacatatttaactgctcgaatgtttagttcagatgtttatcctgtggttcagatgtttatcctgtatagcttggttttttatttttatttcactaattTTTCTTacattgttattttgtattttgtattggatttttgccacttacttgaaagttgtgccttacttgaaagtagttcctgttcttattttgcatgcccttgtgtgtccacctttttgaactgctggaactgcaaatttctccttggagatcaataaagtatctatctatcaatctatctatctgtctatctatctatctatctatctatctatctatctatctatctatctatctatctatctatctatctatctatctatctatctatctatctatctaataaaatgtagtggactcaagcgccacctgctggttgattgcagaaaaaatggtccctgtcagtggtTTCTCATGTTCCTGGAAGATTATTACTGGTTTAGTCGCACTTTGTGGCTGTAGATGTTTCAATTTGTGCttatttgtatttgtgacaTTACTCTGAATGAACAGCAGCCCAACAGGGTCACTCAGaggcacattaaaagcatttccaaGTGCAATGACAGTACCAAGAAACAGTATCATCATGTCTGAAGCTGTAATGTTCCAGGAGAGTTCATCACTGTGTAAAGCAGCTGAGGGAAAGTGAACATGGCTGATTAAGCCACGAAAGACATTATAAGACAAAAATGAGGCCTTCCTGTTGCCTTGTACTGACCCCTCTTTGCCCCACTGTCTTGTGATGAAGACTACACAGACCCAGATTTGATGTGTATCAACTagtttgagatcattttgagaaaagaaacatttattggGGAACATACATGTAAGCTCAACatcaaaaagtgaaactgaatccTCCAGATACTACATGGTCTGCAAAGGCCTCATAATTTCACTCCTGTAATATCTGTCTGTAATGTAATACTTTAATTTGATGCACCCCCTGGCATCTTCCAATCTCTTGTacctgtctttgttctgtgtttatgttcacaataaagtttaaaaagtaaaaagtaaaaaaaggaTTCATTCAAATACCCTCCTTTTCAGGTACAAGTCCTTAATAATTAGGGTCAAATGTTGACCTGCATGTTCGATGAATGTGTAATTTGGTTTATGAAAGTATTTGTAATCCAGTGTGTCCAGTTTGTAgtacagtgtcactgcagaccCTCCCATCCTGGACACAccctgctccagcctctccccTGTGATTGGCgctacagatcactgaacgCCAAAACAACCGCTTTCTCCCCACAAGccgtcaccctgatgaacagttagcagtcacacagtgtcactaaccctctgacagcaaaacatccAGTGACTGGCCATTTCCATCCATGAATGAACAGttgaacatgtacatgtatcactcgctgtcactgccaacagtacatttcattgtgtatattgtttatttcctcaccattctttgtatatattgctcatttttatgtttttgtactaTTAAACTTATCGTACAAAAACTTTGGATTcctggatttcaggaggtccaagaagacggatcacgcccccctcctcatggaagGAGAggtggtggagcgtgtggacaacatcatgttcctgggcctccacatcacatctgatctttcctggtccatgaacacctcctgcctggtgaagaaggcacaacaaaggctcttcttcctcaggaaactgaaacgggctggactctcctctcggttgctcgtcaacttctacagggccacaattgaaagcatcctctgcctcagtgtgacagtgtggtatggcagctgcacggcacaggagaggaaacaactggcacgggtggttaaaactgcacagggcttcatgggctgcccccttcctgacctagactctatatatgaaggccgggtcaggaggagggcaagatccatcaccatggaccccagccatccgggccacagactgtttgtaccgcttccatcaggaaagcggtacaggaacatccgcaccaccactaacagcttgagggacagcttcttccacagagctgtcagagctatcacccccagcagcccctcactgcagtgagagactgtgagaactgtgaaccactgcacaccgcactttacacctacacctccacctccacctccacctgcaccttctgtgtacttaacatttgagtacacacacaaacttaactaaattataaacattttagtatattggcacatttcatttcattggtatattttattgtttactgtttatatacattttagtatatttcagctgctgtcggcacatttcactggtatatttcattttgtcggcacatttcactggtatattttattctgttggtacatttcactggtatatttttattgccttagtatattttcattcgggtatatttttaattgcatttacgaatatttttattgcatgtttgtttaatttattgtagttatctttattttattctttctaatcttagtaaatttgcaatgcaaatttcattgacatgccatgctcaatgacaataaagaatcttgaatcttgaattgttcagtcttttgtttgtttgttttttcaaaagtgcattttttaaaaagcagtgtCCAATTCCATATATGGGCACAAACCATATATAGACACACATCCATGATGTCACCAGCCAGATCTGTGCTTTGATCTTCTACGTCATCGAAGCCGGCATGAATACACTGGTCGCGGATTCACCAGTTGGAGTGAGAGATAGTTGagttgctttttgttttgagaatatcggtttgcagatttgtttcagCACTTGTGTTTAGTGATTTTACCGTTGATCCTGTTATACAACATCGACCACGATGGCAAGAAGAGCGATCAGAGGCAGGAAGGTACGTACTTCAAACCAGAGAcacctgacacattttattcactgctgcactcacacacaagattACTGTTGTTTACAGCAAACAACTCATGTTGTTAGACTGACTTCATGAATAGTTTGAACGTGTTAAGGATATTACGGCGCAGCCAGCCAAACATGCTGTTACGGCAGCCGATCAATATCGGTGTCGTTCAGTCCAGCAAGCGAGCAAGCTGGGTTCttaatccaaaaaaaaaaaaaaaaactttatctAATAAACAAGGTTAACAAAACAGGTCTTCAAAAACAATTTCCAGGTGTAACACAGCAAGCACGGTCAAAAAACTATAACTCCGTGCTGGTCCAAATCCCTCTAGCTGTTTCCACCGTCTCTTTCAGATCTAAAGTGCGTCAGCCTTTACGCACGCAATAAAATTAATGTCCCTTACTTACAGTAAACATTCTTCCATATAATAAACAAACGAAAAaatttgcaaatttctccttggagatgaataaagaatctatctatctatctatctatctatctatctatctatctatctatctatctatctatctatctatctatctatttatctaaaaattacaaaatgctaaatatatgaattattttattgctttcaaattaaatcaaattaaattattaatcatgTATTAGTATTAGGTGATCGCCTGGATGTAGCAGCTTCTAATTCGCTCGGTATTAAACAACACAGACTACTGAGCACGAGCACTTTGTGTCGTGAATGATTTCATCGAGCTCCTCGTGCTCAGCAAATGACGCCACAAAGGATGTTTTCTTCGATGTGACTCAATGCGTGAGCTGACGTCGTGAATCAATCAGCACACATTAAATGTCAATATGACGACTCTGACTATTCCATCAGCTTGAACTGGCTCTCTTGCATGAGATGCACTTTAGTGATGATTGGATCTTCAAAcgttaaagaaaatgtttatgaatttcAACCTGATTGTAGAAAATATTCTTTTtccttgtatgtaaat of Chelmon rostratus isolate fCheRos1 chromosome 17, fCheRos1.pri, whole genome shotgun sequence contains these proteins:
- the anks4b gene encoding ankyrin repeat and SAM domain-containing protein 4B, with product MSRYHKAAIDGYLDLLKEATKNDLNKADEDGMTPTILAAFHGHVDALQLICSREGDPNRSDIWGNTPLHHAAANGHMHIISFLVNFGANIFALDNDLHTAMDVAASRDHMACVRFLDAAASQQTNQNSRRVANLKREAVKEAEKRVKLCEKVKKKHQSRMDKIQQRANVSGSVSEASVASAFSNGGTMTSVNEQFSKLIAADKSGSLTARLKGSLQKKLGRKDKGTLQKSGSDGNVIFLKQDSGASEKPEFLDVFNEQDEIDGAGMAGFEHDNDDEEPGQVKQSIFNRPGLGGLIFMKKMGLESEDIPSGNNESLGYAVQNEQFEDASGFVGSADLPWDQEDLGLDDDEDEETSPLDVFLSAISLPELSLAFSREQLDMDVLMLCSDEDLKGIRVQLGPRKKILEAVARRKNALESPGIMKDSCL